The genomic region AACCCCTCGCCCGTCAGCTACAAGCGCCATCGCTTTCCGCCGCAGATCTTCGCCCACGCAGTGTCGCTATATTTTGGACTTCCGCTGAGCCTGCGACTGATCGAGGAACTGCTGCTCGAAAGTGGGATGGTGGGATCCCTACGAGACAGTTCGCGCCTGGGCTCAAAACTTTGGACCGGGCTATGTCAGGTGCTTGAAGCGAAAGAAGCCGAGACGACAAGACATTTGGCATTTCGACGAAGTGGTGGTCACGATCAATGGTGAAACGCGTTATCTCTCGCGCGCGGTCGATCAAGAAGGATATATGCTTGACGAAATCGTCCGGATACCGAGTCATACTCGAGCCGCCAAGCGGTTGTTGGAGCGGCTTTTGCGCAAGCAAGGTTGTCCTGCCAAGTGCATGATCCCCGACAAACTCGGCTCCTACAGAGCCGCCCGGCGCAAGATCATGCCGAAAGGAGAGCATCGCCAACACAAGGGCCTCAACAACCGCGCGGAAAACTCGCCTGTTCCCATCCGATAGCGCGAGCGGCGATGCAAGGTTTTCGTTCATGGAGGTGACTCCAGAGATTCGTCGAAATTTTTCCGCCGTCAGCAAGCGCGAGAACGATGCTGCCGCCCGGAAGGCCTTTGCCGAAGACCGCGTTGTGCCGGTAAGGCTCCCGCGTCTCAACCTACATGCGGGCCGTCAAAGACCCGCTTCGCTACGTAGCGGCCTGAGCGCCGTGCGGGGCCGCTTACGGCCAGAAGAAAAGGCCCGACGGTTTCCCGCCGAGCCCCGATCCACAAGGACCTGCGCGGAATCGGTCGACCAAACTTCTTTCGCGCTGGTTCCGATTAGCACATGGACCTAACATGCTTGAAT from Methylocystis sp. MJC1 harbors:
- a CDS encoding DDE-type integrase/transposase/recombinase, which gives rise to MKRKKPRRQDIWHFDEVVVTINGETRYLSRAVDQEGYMLDEIVRIPSHTRAAKRLLERLLRKQGCPAKCMIPDKLGSYRAARRKIMPKGEHRQHKGLNNRAENSPVPIR